The following are encoded in a window of Phaseolus vulgaris cultivar G19833 chromosome 3, P. vulgaris v2.0, whole genome shotgun sequence genomic DNA:
- the LOC137807388 gene encoding GCN5-related N-acetyltransferase 7, chloroplastic yields MTLLSSLCSCPPIPCSWFPLTSNTNAFSKNLRTQIQSSASTNIFTQKFDTTLLSIDESFYEDELWAAARLRVRSFHQFRPDAFGIQDHMRYLAEREFEALKERVSGKRMGFRRVSCINASLPLSHIASLSDDLSSSCKFSANGEDRIVVATLDLNQCLNLPDEIVGLKPEVTGADITRAYLSNVCVAEELHRNGLGYALLEVSKLVAYDWGITDLYVHVAVDNEPAKKLYIKSGFVYESEEPAWQARFLDRPRRLLLWSGL; encoded by the exons ATGACGCTTCTATCTTCTCTGTGTTCCTGTCCTCCAATTCCTTGTTCGTGGTTTCCGTTGACGTCTAACACCAATGCTTTCTCCAAAAATCTCAGGACCCAAATCCAATCATCTGCTTCCACCAACATTTTCACCCAAAAATTCGACACCACTCTCTTATCCATCGATGAATCCTTCTACGAGGATGAGCTCTGGGCCGCTGCCCGTCTCCGCGTCCGATCGTTCCATCAATTCCGCCCTGACGCCTTCGGAATCCAA GATCATATGAGGTACTTGGCTGAGCGCGAGTTCGAAGCACTTAAGGAGCGTGTTTCGGGAAAAAGAATGGGCTTCAGAAGAGTCTCTTGCATTAATGCTTCCCTTCCATTGTCCCATATCGCTTCCCTCTCCGATGATTTATCTTCTTCATGTAAG TTTTCTGCTAATGGAGAGGACCGGATTGTAGTTGCCACTCTTGATCTTAATCAGTGCTTGAACCTTCCTGATGAAATTGTGGGGTTGAAGCCTGAG GTCACTGGAGCTGATATCACTAGGGCATACCTCAGTAATGTATGTGTTGCTGAAGAGTTGCACAGAAATGGGTTGGGTTATGCACTTCTTGAAGTGTCAAAGTTAGTAGCTTATGATTGGG GCATAACAGATTTGTACGTCCATGTTGCTGTCGACAATGAACCAGCAAAGAAATTGTATATAAAAAGTGGGTTTGTCTATGAAAGTGAGGAACCGGCGTGGCAGGCCAGGTTTCTGGATCGACCCCGAAGACTTCTCCTATGGTCAGGGCTTTGA